From the genome of Streptomyces sp. V1I1, one region includes:
- a CDS encoding MFS transporter, whose protein sequence is MSSTLQRTSGTDETVYRRGRWLALAVLVLAVLLVAVDATVLGLATPFLSEDLKPSGTQLLWIGDVYSFVIAGLLVSMGSLGDRIGRKKLLLLGSVAFGAVSVLNAYATSPEMMILARALLGVAGATLMPSTLALIRNIFHDPKERSLAIGIWGATASAGAAVGPVVGGFLLEHFWWGSVFLINLPVMAVLVLVGVKLLPESKNPVAGPWDLISVVLSLVGMVGVVYAVKEAATHGASWEAGGAAVIGLAALYGFVRRQLTLPTPLLDMRLFRHRGFSAAVLADLLTILGLSGLVFFLSQFLQLVQGREPLEAGLAELPAAIGAVATGLIAGTFARRFSVRSVVAGGLAAVGLALAVLTLLDQSTGYPLLGAALLVVGVGAGFSFTVTADVILSSVPKEQAGAASAVSETAYELGAALGIALLGSIVTGVYRGFTAPAGVPAGTVSAAHESLGGAVEAATTLPRQQAADLMAAAQEAFTDGLRLASGIGAAVLLATAVAAWFLLRGQQLEDGLEHP, encoded by the coding sequence ATGAGCAGCACCCTCCAGCGCACGAGCGGGACGGACGAAACCGTATACCGCCGCGGGCGCTGGCTCGCGCTCGCGGTACTCGTCCTGGCCGTCCTCCTGGTGGCCGTCGACGCCACCGTCCTCGGCCTCGCCACCCCCTTCCTCAGCGAGGACCTCAAGCCCTCGGGCACCCAGCTGCTGTGGATCGGTGACGTCTACTCATTCGTCATCGCGGGCCTGCTCGTCTCCATGGGCAGCCTCGGTGACCGCATCGGCCGCAAGAAGCTGCTGCTGCTCGGGTCCGTCGCGTTCGGCGCGGTCTCCGTCCTCAACGCGTACGCCACCAGCCCCGAGATGATGATTCTCGCCAGGGCGCTGCTCGGCGTCGCCGGCGCGACTCTGATGCCCTCCACCCTCGCGCTGATCCGCAACATCTTCCACGACCCCAAGGAGCGCAGCCTCGCCATCGGCATCTGGGGTGCGACGGCCTCGGCCGGCGCGGCCGTCGGGCCGGTCGTCGGCGGCTTCCTGCTGGAGCACTTCTGGTGGGGCTCGGTCTTCCTGATCAACCTGCCCGTCATGGCCGTCCTGGTGCTCGTCGGCGTCAAGCTGCTGCCCGAGTCGAAGAACCCGGTGGCCGGCCCCTGGGACCTGATCAGCGTCGTACTGTCCCTCGTCGGCATGGTCGGTGTGGTCTACGCCGTCAAGGAGGCGGCGACACACGGAGCGAGCTGGGAGGCCGGCGGCGCGGCGGTGATCGGTCTCGCTGCGCTGTACGGCTTCGTACGCAGGCAGTTGACGCTGCCGACACCGCTTCTCGACATGCGGCTGTTCCGGCACCGCGGCTTCTCCGCCGCCGTTCTCGCCGATCTGCTCACCATCCTCGGCCTGTCCGGACTGGTCTTCTTCCTCTCCCAGTTCCTGCAACTGGTCCAGGGCCGGGAGCCGTTGGAGGCGGGTCTTGCCGAACTGCCCGCGGCGATCGGCGCGGTGGCCACCGGTCTGATCGCGGGCACCTTCGCCCGCCGGTTCTCCGTACGGTCCGTGGTGGCCGGCGGTCTCGCCGCCGTCGGACTCGCCCTCGCCGTGCTGACCCTGCTCGACCAGTCCACCGGCTATCCACTGCTCGGCGCGGCCCTGCTGGTCGTCGGTGTCGGCGCCGGATTCTCCTTCACCGTCACCGCGGACGTCATTTTGTCGAGCGTTCCGAAGGAGCAGGCGGGCGCCGCGTCCGCGGTCTCGGAGACGGCGTACGAACTGGGCGCGGCGCTCGGTATCGCGCTGCTCGGCTCCATCGTCACCGGCGTGTACCGCGGGTTCACGGCCCCGGCGGGTGTCCCGGCCGGTACGGTGTCGGCGGCCCACGAGTCGCTCGGCGGCGCCGTCGAGGCGGCGACGACGCTGCCGCGCCAGCAGGCCGCCGATCTGATGGCCGCCGCACAGGAGGCGTTCACGGACGGCCTGCGCCTCGCGTCCGGCATCGGCGCGGCGGTACTCCTGGCCACCGCGGTGGCGGCGTGGTTCCTGCTGCGCGGTCAGCAACTCGAGGACGGCCTCGAACACCCGTAA
- a CDS encoding 1-acyl-sn-glycerol-3-phosphate acyltransferase translates to MTPEDPLSRLSLIKAVLGPILRLMFRPRVEGAENIPGTGPVILAGNHLTFIDSMIMPLVCARPVYFIGKDEYVTGKGFKGRLMAWFFTGCGMIPVDRDGANGGVAALMTGRRVLEEGKIFGIYPEGTRSPDGRLYRGRTGIARLTLMTGAPVVPFAVIGTDKLQPGGAGLPRPGRVTVRFGEPMEFSRYEGMDRDRYVLRAVTDSVMAEVMELSGQEYVDMYATKAKAA, encoded by the coding sequence ATGACACCGGAGGACCCGTTGTCCCGCTTGTCGCTCATCAAGGCAGTGCTCGGCCCGATCCTGCGCCTGATGTTCCGCCCCCGCGTGGAAGGTGCCGAGAACATTCCCGGGACCGGTCCAGTCATCCTCGCCGGAAACCACCTGACGTTCATCGACTCAATGATCATGCCGCTCGTGTGCGCCCGTCCGGTCTACTTCATCGGCAAGGACGAGTACGTCACGGGCAAGGGCTTCAAGGGCCGGCTGATGGCCTGGTTCTTCACCGGCTGCGGCATGATCCCGGTGGACCGCGACGGCGCCAACGGCGGTGTGGCCGCGCTGATGACGGGCCGCCGGGTGCTGGAGGAGGGCAAGATCTTCGGCATCTACCCGGAGGGCACCCGCTCCCCCGACGGCCGGCTCTACCGAGGCCGTACGGGCATCGCCCGGCTGACGCTGATGACCGGCGCGCCGGTGGTCCCGTTCGCGGTGATCGGCACGGACAAGCTCCAGCCGGGCGGAGCGGGACTGCCGCGGCCGGGCCGGGTGACGGTCCGCTTCGGCGAGCCGATGGAGTTCTCGCGCTACGAGGGGATGGACCGCGACCGCTATGTGCTGCGGGCGGTCACGGACTCGGTGATGGCGGAGGTCATGGAGCTGTCGGGGCAGGAGTACGTGGACATGTACGCGACCAAGGCGAAGGCGGCCTGA
- a CDS encoding glycerophosphodiester phosphodiesterase, with product MTQGADTSPGRRTVLGAAVLGTAALGVGGATAARAEAGERQGGHGSSYRDLPRPTVIAHRGASGYRPEHTIGSYQLALDMGAHVIEQDLVPTKDGHLVCRHENDITGTTDVAAHPEFASRKTTKSVDGVSLTGWFTEDFTLAELKTLRAKERIPGTRQENTLYDGRWAVPTFEEVLRWAEKEGRRRGRPVWLHVETKHPTYFRKLGLGLEERLAKLLRRYGRDRHDSPVFLQSFEPSSMERMAKLVSSPRVVLLWTADDRPWDFREAGDPRTVADLVKPEGLKWIAGFAQGIGPVLDLIIPKDASGKLGTPTTLVRDAHAKGLILHPYTMRNENSFLPADFRRGTDPNAYGDAFGAFKVYFETGIDGIFTDNADTGLLAAADFRG from the coding sequence ATGACACAGGGTGCTGACACAAGTCCGGGGCGCCGGACGGTACTAGGAGCGGCGGTGCTCGGCACGGCCGCTCTCGGCGTCGGCGGCGCCACCGCGGCGCGCGCAGAGGCCGGCGAGCGCCAGGGCGGCCATGGATCCTCGTACCGGGATCTGCCCCGTCCGACCGTCATCGCCCACCGCGGCGCCAGCGGCTACCGGCCCGAGCACACCATCGGCTCCTACCAGCTGGCCCTCGACATGGGCGCGCACGTCATCGAGCAGGACCTGGTGCCCACCAAGGACGGCCATCTCGTATGCCGTCACGAGAACGACATCACGGGTACCACGGATGTCGCCGCGCACCCGGAGTTCGCCTCCCGCAAGACCACCAAGTCCGTCGACGGCGTCAGCCTCACGGGCTGGTTCACCGAGGACTTCACGCTCGCCGAGCTGAAGACGCTGCGCGCCAAGGAGCGGATACCCGGCACCCGTCAGGAGAACACCCTTTACGACGGCCGCTGGGCCGTGCCCACCTTCGAGGAGGTGCTGCGCTGGGCGGAGAAGGAAGGCCGCCGGCGCGGCCGTCCCGTCTGGCTCCATGTCGAGACCAAGCACCCCACGTACTTCCGCAAGCTGGGGCTCGGTCTTGAGGAGCGGCTGGCCAAGCTGCTGCGCCGGTACGGACGCGACCGCCACGACTCCCCGGTCTTCCTCCAGTCGTTCGAGCCGAGCAGCATGGAGCGGATGGCCAAGCTCGTCTCCTCGCCGCGTGTCGTCCTGCTCTGGACCGCGGACGACCGCCCATGGGACTTCCGCGAGGCCGGTGACCCGCGCACGGTCGCCGATCTGGTCAAGCCCGAGGGCCTGAAGTGGATCGCGGGCTTCGCCCAGGGCATCGGGCCTGTCCTCGACCTGATCATCCCCAAGGACGCGAGCGGCAAGCTCGGCACGCCGACGACGCTGGTACGGGACGCGCACGCCAAGGGCCTGATCCTGCACCCGTACACGATGCGCAACGAGAACAGCTTCCTGCCCGCCGACTTCCGGCGCGGCACCGACCCGAACGCGTACGGCGACGCTTTCGGCGCGTTCAAGGTCTATTTCGAGACCGGCATCGACGGCATCTTCACCGACAACGCCGACACCGGGCTGCTCGCCGCAGCCGACTTCCGCGGCTGA
- a CDS encoding sigma-70 family RNA polymerase sigma factor, with amino-acid sequence MTLRHETAVHVVSALRSLVSAEARAEAPAAAMEARDLEQAVWVRLLERLGGDGLPPDAARWVKSAVRAEARRARRTAARELPYGHDPSDPAGSPERAALRSERRRVIRAAVARTPGNCPRLLTAMLSPDDPTYREIAGELGISQGSLGPMRSRCLGCLRRMLTAEVAAPELGGKER; translated from the coding sequence ATGACCCTTCGCCACGAAACCGCCGTCCATGTGGTCAGCGCGCTGCGCTCGCTGGTGAGCGCCGAGGCGAGGGCGGAGGCGCCGGCCGCCGCGATGGAGGCCCGTGACCTCGAACAGGCCGTCTGGGTACGGCTCCTCGAGCGGCTCGGCGGGGACGGTCTGCCGCCGGACGCCGCCCGCTGGGTCAAGTCGGCCGTACGCGCGGAAGCCCGCCGCGCCCGTCGCACAGCCGCCCGGGAACTCCCCTACGGCCATGACCCTTCGGACCCGGCAGGCAGCCCCGAACGGGCCGCCCTGAGGTCCGAGCGGCGCCGCGTCATTCGGGCAGCGGTCGCCCGCACCCCGGGGAACTGCCCCCGGCTGCTGACCGCGATGCTGTCCCCCGACGACCCCACCTACCGCGAAATCGCAGGAGAGTTGGGAATCTCACAAGGGAGTCTGGGGCCGATGCGTTCCCGTTGCCTGGGATGCCTGCGCAGAATGCTGACGGCAGAGGTTGCGGCTCCTGAACTCGGGGGAAAGGAGCGGTAG
- a CDS encoding GNAT family N-acetyltransferase, translating to MGMSVTISAARAQDAEHIFKLQYLCYQTEAELYGDYGIEPLTQSLEDLRAEIAQGHALVARLGDEVVASVRGRVDEGGTARIAKLIVHPRMQRHGLGGRLLDAIEERFAGEPGAKRFQLFTGHRSESNLRLYRSRGYVPVASEQVGPKLTLVTLEKEASARAYVASA from the coding sequence ATGGGCATGAGCGTGACCATCTCAGCGGCAAGAGCACAGGACGCGGAGCACATCTTCAAGCTGCAGTATCTGTGCTACCAGACCGAGGCCGAGCTCTACGGCGACTACGGAATCGAGCCCCTCACCCAGTCACTCGAGGATCTGCGGGCCGAAATAGCCCAGGGCCACGCCCTGGTGGCCAGGCTCGGCGACGAGGTGGTCGCCTCCGTGCGCGGCAGGGTCGACGAGGGCGGCACGGCCCGGATCGCCAAGCTGATCGTGCATCCGCGGATGCAGCGCCATGGCCTGGGCGGACGGTTGCTCGACGCGATCGAGGAGCGCTTCGCGGGGGAGCCGGGCGCCAAGCGGTTCCAGCTCTTCACCGGCCACCGCAGCGAGAGCAATCTGCGGCTGTACCGCAGCCGCGGCTATGTGCCGGTGGCCAGCGAGCAGGTCGGCCCGAAGCTCACACTGGTCACGCTGGAGAAGGAGGCGTCGGCGCGGGCATACGTCGCCAGCGCCTAG
- a CDS encoding HAD-IA family hydrolase translates to MKIHADALLFDNDGTLISSLESVHRCWTRWAQEYGIAAEDFARVELHGRPAAEIAADLLPADVVPEAVARIEQLEVEDVPGGVVLLPGTAELLAQLPADRWAVVTSATRRLAEARLEEVGIRPKNLIAADDITRGKPDPEPFLLGARTLGVDPARCVVFEDAPAGLAAGRAAGMRTVALATTHEPSELLADVVVHDLSAVSVQATGAGVEIVTVG, encoded by the coding sequence ATGAAGATCCACGCCGACGCGCTGCTGTTCGACAACGACGGAACCCTCATCTCCTCGCTGGAGTCCGTCCACCGCTGCTGGACCAGGTGGGCGCAGGAGTACGGAATCGCGGCGGAGGACTTCGCCCGTGTCGAGCTGCACGGCCGCCCCGCCGCCGAGATAGCCGCCGATCTGCTGCCCGCGGACGTGGTGCCCGAGGCGGTGGCCCGTATCGAACAGCTCGAGGTCGAGGACGTGCCCGGGGGAGTCGTCCTGCTGCCGGGCACCGCCGAACTGCTGGCGCAGCTGCCCGCCGACCGCTGGGCCGTGGTCACCTCCGCGACCCGGCGGCTGGCCGAGGCCCGGCTCGAAGAGGTCGGCATCCGGCCCAAGAATCTGATCGCCGCCGACGACATCACGCGCGGCAAGCCCGACCCTGAGCCCTTCCTGCTCGGGGCGCGGACGCTCGGCGTGGACCCGGCGCGCTGTGTGGTCTTCGAGGACGCCCCGGCGGGGCTGGCCGCAGGACGCGCCGCGGGCATGCGAACCGTGGCCTTGGCCACAACTCACGAGCCCTCCGAGCTGCTCGCCGATGTGGTCGTACATGACCTCTCGGCCGTGTCCGTGCAGGCCACGGGCGCGGGGGTGGAGATCGTCACGGTCGGCTGA